The Streptomyces kanamyceticus DNA segment CGGTGGTCGCCGATGCCCGCGCCCGCGAGGTTGACCACCGCGGTGCACCCGGCGAGTCCGGCCGTGTCCACGCGCCCCTGCTCGGGGGCCCAGCGCACCTCGTCCTTCGTGCGGGGCGCTCTGCGCACGAGCCGCACCACCTCGTGCCCGTCCTCGGTGAGGGAGCGGGTCAGCGCCGTACCGATGAGCCCGGAGGCGCCGGCCACGGCGACGCGGGACCGTGTGGTTTCCATGGGCCCATCCTGCCCCCAAAAACGACGGTGGGGCCCGTGGTGCCGCCGTACAGTGGCGCCATGCCGGACATGCACATACGCACCGCCCTGCCCGAGGACGACGATGCCCTCGCCCGCCTCGACCGCGCCACCTGGTCCACGCTGCACGCGGTCCAGCCGCGCCCGCAGCCGCCGTACGACCCCTTCTTCAACGACCGTTTCGGCCCGCGCGACCACCTGGTCGCCGAGGTGGACCAGCGGATCGTCGGCTATGTGAAGCTCGGCTACCCCACCCCGCTCCTCGTCAACGCGCACGTCCGGCAGATCCAGGGCTTCGTCGTCGCGGAGGAGCAGCGCGGCAAGGGCGTCGGCAGGACGCTGATCAGGGCGGCCATGGACGAGGCCCGCAGGCAGGGCGCGGTCCGCATCACGCTGCGGGTCCTCGGGCACAACACCCCGGCCCGCAAGCTCTACGAAGCGGAGGGCTTCGTGATCGAGGGCGTGCTGCCCGGCGAGTTCCTCCTCGACGGCGCGTACGTCGACGACGTCCTCATGGGCCGCCCCCTCTGACCTGCGGGACGCCCCATCCGACGGACCGGCCCGGGGTGCGGTGTCCCGCCCGCCGTAGGAGCGTGAAGAGATGATCAGGGCTGCGGCCAGACGGCGCGACGCGGAGCAGCGCGACTGGCTGCTGCGCGGCACGCCGCCCCCGCCGTGGGTGCGGTGGCCGCCGCCGCTGCTGCTCTTGTCGATCGTCCTGATCCAGCTGGTCACCCCGGAGACGGTGGACCTGAGCTTCCTGGTCGCCGCCGTGCCGCCGCTGGCCGCCCTGTCCTACGGCCCCGCCGCCACCGCGGTCCTCGGCGGCGTCGTGGTCATGCTGCTCGCGCTGCCGGGCTTCGGCCTCGGCCACCCCGGCAACAGCGACGAGCTGACGATCAGCTTCATCGCGCTGCTCAGCGTGCTCTTCGCCTGGGTGCGCAGCCGCCGCGAGGCCCAGCTCGTCACGGTCCGCACGGTCGCGGAGGCGGCCCAGTTCGCGGTCCTGCCGCCGCTGCCGGAGCGGGTCGGCGGGGTGGGGTGCGCGGGTCTGTACGAGGCGGCGCAGCACGAGTCGCTCGTCGGCGGTGACTTCTTCGACGTCCGCAGGGGGCCGACCGGGGTGCGGGCCGTGGTCGGCGACGTGCAGGGGCACGGGCTCGCCGCGGTCGGTACGGTGGCGGCGCTGCTCGGCGCGTTCCGCGAGGCGGTTCTCGACAAGCCCGACCTGGAGGGCGTCGCCGCCCGTCTGGACCGCAGGCTCGTGGTGGACTCGGCGGGCGACGAGCACGCCGAACTGTTCGCCACGGCGGTGCTCCTGGAGTTCCCCGACGACTCGTCCGTCGTACGCGTCGTCTCCTGCGGTCACCCGCCTCCGCTGCTGCTGCGCGGCTCCGAGGTCACCGAAATCGCCATCCCCGCCGGGGCCCCGCTCGGCCTCGGCCTCGCGGGCCTGGCGCCCCCCGAACAGCTGACCGTGCCGCTGCTCGCGGGCGATCTGGTGCTGGCCCTGACCGACGGCGTGAGCGAGGCACGGGACGCGACCGGCACGTTCTATCCCCTGCCGGACCGCCTCACCGCCATGCTCAAGGCGGACCCCGCTCTCCTGGACGCGCCCCAGGCCCTCACGGAACGGGTCTGGTCGGACGTGGTGGGCTACGCGGGCAGCGTGCGCGACGACGTGACGATGATGGTGTTCGCGCCGAGTGCGGTGGGTGAGGGGGAGGGCGAGGGGGAAGGTGGGGCGGGGGCGGGGGGTTCTTAGCCCGACCGCGTCAACAGCCCCGTCCCGCCCACGAGTTCCCGCAGGCACCGCACCGCGAGTTCCGCGGGGGAGTCCGGGCCCGTGACGTCCGCGTCCGACTCCGCCCAGGTCTCCAGGGCGACCCGGATCGCGTCCGTCGCCGCGGCCGCCGCCAGGCGGATGTGGAGTGCGGGGGCGCCGGGGCCCGCGAGGGTCTCAAGGACGGGTCTGAGGCGTTCCTCGGATTCCTGGTTCACGCGGTACCAGACCGCCCGCAGCGCGGGGTCGTCCACCGCGGCGCGCAGCAGTCCGCGGGCCTGGCGCAGGCCGTCCGCCGCGGCCGGGTCCCGCGCGGCGAGTGCCTCCGAGATCGCCGCCTCCAGGGCCTTCGGCAGGTCCGCGCCGGGCCTGCTCGCGGCGAGGAGCGCGCGCCAGCGCTCCCCGCCGACGGCGAGCAGCGGGGCGACCGCGTCCTGCTTGGTGCGGAAGTACCGGTAGAAGGTGCGCAGCGCGACCCCGGCCCGGCCCGCGATCGCCTCGGCCGTGGTGCCTTCGGTGCCGTGCTCGGTGAAGAGCGCGGCCGCGGCGTGCGCGATCTCCAGCTGGGTGGCCAGCTTGCGGCGCTCCGTGAGGGAGAGGGGCGGGGTCGGCGACTGGGTGCTCACCCCGCCGAGCCTACGCCGACCGAGCCACATTGGCATGGCTGGTCGAAGTGGCACATTGTGCCACCGGGGCGTACCGTGCAGGAGAAGGCAAGATTGCGAGAGTGGGAGAACGCCATGAGCGCCATGCAGACCCTGAACCGCTACGAAGGACGCCGCGCCCTGGTCACCGGCGGCGGCTCCGGCATCGGGCAGGCCACCGTGCTGCGGATGCTGGCCGAGGGCGGCACCGTCGTCGCCGCCGACGTCAGCGAGGACGGCCTGAAGGACACCGTCGCCAAGGCCGGTGCCGACGCGGGGCGCCTGACCACCGTCGTCGTGAACATCGCCGACGAGGGCTCGGTCCGCGCGGG contains these protein-coding regions:
- a CDS encoding PP2C family protein-serine/threonine phosphatase, coding for MIRAAARRRDAEQRDWLLRGTPPPPWVRWPPPLLLLSIVLIQLVTPETVDLSFLVAAVPPLAALSYGPAATAVLGGVVVMLLALPGFGLGHPGNSDELTISFIALLSVLFAWVRSRREAQLVTVRTVAEAAQFAVLPPLPERVGGVGCAGLYEAAQHESLVGGDFFDVRRGPTGVRAVVGDVQGHGLAAVGTVAALLGAFREAVLDKPDLEGVAARLDRRLVVDSAGDEHAELFATAVLLEFPDDSSVVRVVSCGHPPPLLLRGSEVTEIAIPAGAPLGLGLAGLAPPEQLTVPLLAGDLVLALTDGVSEARDATGTFYPLPDRLTAMLKADPALLDAPQALTERVWSDVVGYAGSVRDDVTMMVFAPSAVGEGEGEGEGGAGAGGS
- a CDS encoding GNAT family N-acetyltransferase; translated protein: MPDMHIRTALPEDDDALARLDRATWSTLHAVQPRPQPPYDPFFNDRFGPRDHLVAEVDQRIVGYVKLGYPTPLLVNAHVRQIQGFVVAEEQRGKGVGRTLIRAAMDEARRQGAVRITLRVLGHNTPARKLYEAEGFVIEGVLPGEFLLDGAYVDDVLMGRPL
- a CDS encoding TetR/AcrR family transcriptional regulator; the encoded protein is MSTQSPTPPLSLTERRKLATQLEIAHAAAALFTEHGTEGTTAEAIAGRAGVALRTFYRYFRTKQDAVAPLLAVGGERWRALLAASRPGADLPKALEAAISEALAARDPAAADGLRQARGLLRAAVDDPALRAVWYRVNQESEERLRPVLETLAGPGAPALHIRLAAAAATDAIRVALETWAESDADVTGPDSPAELAVRCLRELVGGTGLLTRSG